The Ornithinimicrobium sufpigmenti genome includes the window TCCCCGGCCGAGAGCACGAAGGCGACGACGGTGGTGGTCAGCGCCAGGAGGATCAGCGTGATCATGTCCGCTTCGCCACGCTGTCGTCGTCGGCCGCACTGGTCGACCGGCCGCGCTGGGCCAGGAAGGTCAGCAGCAGCGTCCGCTGCAGGTCGAACATCTCCTGCTTCTCCGCCGGCTCGGCGTGGTCAAAACCCAGCAGGTGCAGGATGCCGTGCGTCGTCAGCAGCAGCAGCTCGTCGCCGACGGCGTGGCCCGCCCCCTGAGCCTGCCGACGGGCCACGGACGGGCAGAGCACGACGTCGCCGAGCATCCCGGCGGCCGACTCCTCCCCCTCATGACCCGGGCGCAGCTCGTCCATGGGGAAGCTCATCACGTCGGTCGGGCCGGGCAGGTCCATCCACTGCACGTGCAGCGCCGCCATCGTCTCCTCGTCGACCAGGGTGATGGTCAGCTCGGCCTGGGGGTGCACCCGCAGCTGGTCCAGGACGTGCCGTCCCAGGTCGGCCAGCTCCTGCTCGGAGACCGGTGAGGGCACCTCCCCGGACTCGTTCAGCACCTCGATGCTCACGAGGAGGAGTCCTCCTCCACCGCGCGGGGACGACGCGGCCCGCGCTGCTGGCGCGCGTCATACCGCCCGTAGGCGTCGACGATGTCCCCGATCAGCCGGTGTCGCACCACGTCCTGGCTGGTGAGCCGGGCGAAGTGGATGTCCTCCACGCCGTCGAGGATCTGCTGCACCACCTTCAGCCCGGACTGCACCCCACCGGGCAGGTCGACCTGCGTCGTGTCGCCGGTGACGACCATCTTGGAGCCGAAGCCCAGCCGGGTCAGGAACATCTTCATCTGCTCCGGGCTGGTGTTCTGCGCCTCGTCCAGGATGATGAAGGCGTCGTTGAGGGTGCGGCCACGCATATAGGCCAGTGGCGCGACCTCGATGGTGCCGGCGGCCATCAGCTTGGACATCGACTCAGGGTCGACCATGTCGTGCAGGGCGTCGTAGAGCGGGCGCAGGTAGGGGTCGATCTTGTCCGTCAACGTGCCCGGCAGGAAGCCCAGCCGCTCCCCCGCCTCCACCGCGGGGCGCGTCAGGATGATCCGGTTGACCTCCTTGGCCTGCAGCGCGGCGACCGCCTTGGCCATCGCCAGGTAGGTCTTGCCGGTGCCGGCCGGGCCCAGCCCGAAGACGATGGTGTGGGCGTCGATGGCGTCGACGTAGTGCTTCTGGTTCAGCGTCTTGGGCCGGATCGTGCGCCCCCGGCTGGAGACGATGTTCATCGTCAGCACGTCCGCCGGGCGGTCGGAGGTGGCCGCCCGCAGCATCCCGATGCTGCGCTCGACGGCGTCCCGGTTCAGCGGCTGGCCGCGGCGCACGATGGACACCAGCTCGTCGACGAGCCGCTCGACCAGCGCCAGCTCGGCGGAGTCCCCCGTGAGCCGGAATTCGTTGCCACGCACGTGCACGTCGATGCGCGGGAAGGCCCGCTCGATGGTGCGCAGCAGCTCGTCGCGGGGGCCGAGGAGGGCCACCATCGGAATCTCCTCGGGGATGACCACGGTGTGCGTGGCCGGGGTGAGGTGGGTGGGCGGCCCGGAGAAGCTCGACGATCCGGGGGGTTCAGGATGCTCGACATCGGTCATATCAGGTCCAAGTCTAGTGCTCGAAGGCTGGGCCGGTCCGGCGAACTCAGCCGGACGGGCGTGACCGGCCCGCCGCCACGACGGAGACGGCGCCGACGACGCAGGCGACCACCAGGGTGCCGACGAACGCGGTGTGGGGTGCGGCGGCATACGTCAGCCCGAAGACCACCCCGGTGATCGCCAGGGCGAAGGCGCTGGTCAGCGCCTCACCAACCTGCAGGGCCGAGGAGTTGCGGCCGATCTCGCCCGGGGGCGACAGGCGCATGGTGAGCAGCGAGGTGGTCGGGTATGCGGCGCCCAGACCGAGCGTGGCCAGGCCGTAGAGGACGATGACCGCCCAGCCGGGCCACGCGACCCATACCGCCAGCGCCATCGCCACCATGAGGGTGGCGTAGATGCTCACCCCGGCCACCATGACGCGGTAGCGGTCGGTCGCCGGACCGAGGCGGCCCTGGAAGAACGAGCCGAGGGCCCACGCGATGGACGCCACGGCCAGGACCGCGCCGGCCCGGGCCGGGGAGTAGCCGTGCTCGTCCCGCAGCATCAGCGGCAGGTAGGCCTCGGCGGCGACCAGGGAGCCGCCCAGGGCGGCGCGGACCCCGATGACGGCGGGCAGGCCCCGTGCCAGGCGCAGCGAGCCCAGCGGCAGCAGCCGCCAGCTGGCCAGCCCCAGCAGGACCAGCGCGACCGCACCGATGACCCACTCCCGGCCCTGCACCGACTCGCCGGAGAGGTTGAGGACCCCGACCGCGGCCGCGGCGACGACGGCCCAGCCGATCGTGGCCGGGCGCAGGAAGGGCGCGTCGTCGCTGGGGTAGGTCCCGCGCAGGGCCGGGCGCAGCACGAGCAACGCCACCGCCACGAGGGGCGCGACACCGAGGAACACCCAGCGCCACGACAGGTAGTGCACCAGCGAGCCGGTGAGGAGCGGCCCGACCAGACCGGGCACGACCCAGGCGGCGGCGAGCAGCGAGAAGACGGCGGGGCGGGAGGCGTCCGGGACGCGCTGTGCGATGACGACGTAGAGCGCGACGGTGGACAGCCCGCTGCCCAGCCCCTGCAGCCCACGGGCGACGCTGAACAGCTCCATCGTGGGTGCCAAACCGGCGACGAGCAGGCCCAGGGCGAAGGTCAGGGTGCCGGCGATGACGACGGGTCGGGGACCGCTCCGGTCCGACCACCAGCCGCTGAGGATCATCCCGACGATGCTGGCGGCGACGGTCGCGCCGAAGGCCATGTTGTACAGGTGGTAGCCCTGCAGCGCCTCCGCGATCGTCGGCATGGCGGCCCCGACGGCGATGTACTCCAGCGCGAAGAGCGCGATGAGCGCGGTCGCCCCGATGGAGGCCGAGCGCAGCTGCGGGCCGAAGAGCGAGGGTGCGGGCCCGGTGTCGGCGCCCGTGGTGCCAGAGTCCGAGGCACCGGAGCGTGTCGTGCCGGAGCCCGTGGTGCCTGTGCTCACCGCCACCTGCCCTGGGCGTTGAGGACGGCGAGCGCGGCCGGCCCGGCGCTGGAGGCGCGCAGGACGGTCCGGCCCAGGCGGACCGGTCGGGCACCTGCCGTGGTGAGCGCGGCCAGCTCCTCCGGCGCGATCCCACCCTCGGGGCCGACGACGACCAGCACCTCTCCCTGTTCGGGCAGGGCCACCTGGGCCAGCGGTTCGTCGGCCTCCTCGTGCAGGACGAGGGTGAGCGCCGACTCGGCGACGCGCCGCACCAGCTCACCCCGGGTCGCCAGGTCGGCGACGACCGGCACGCGGACGCGGCGGGACTGCTTGGTCGCCGCCTGCACGGTCTGCTCCCACTTGCGGTGGGCCTTCTGGGCCCGCTCGGCCCGCCAGCGCACGATCGAGCGGTCGGCCTGCCATGGGACCACCTCGTCGACGTCCAGCTCGGTCGCGGCCTCGACGGCCATCAGGTCGCGGTCCCCCTTCGCCAGCGCCTGCACCAGGACGAGGCGGGGCTGCGGCTCCGGGACCGTCCACAGCGAGTCGACCGCGAGCTGGAGGGCTCCCTGGTCGGCGGCAGTGACGGTGCAGGACGCGGCGCGACCCCGACCGTCGGAGACGAGGACCCCCTCGCCGACGCCGAGACGTTGCACGTCGGCGGCATGACGTCCCTCGGGGCCGTCCAGCCGCAGGGTGCCCGGCCCACCCTCGTCGTCGGCGTCGAGACTGCCGACCGGCACGAGGAACAGGGGCGCGGTCATCACCTGCCCCTCAGGGCGTCCCAGAGCTTGCTCTTGCGGCCGTGGCCGGCGCCGTTGGCACCCATGCGACCCGTGGGACGGGTCTCGTCCCGGCTCTCGGCCAGCTGGACCAGCAGCTCGCGCTGCTCGTCGGTGAGGCGGGTGGGGACCTTGACGTCCAGGTGCAGGACGAGGTCGCCGCGGCCCTGGCCGCGCAGGTGGGTGACCCCCAGACCGGGCAGCGTGATGGTCTCGCCGGGCTGGGTGCCCGGGGCGAGGTCGATCTCCTCCAGGCCGTCGAGGGTCTCCACGGGCAGGCTGGCGCCGAGCGCAGCCGCCGTCATGGGGACCTCCAGCGTTCCGTGCAGGTCGTCGCCCCGCCGCTGGTAGGTCTCGTGCGGCTCGACCGCGATCTCGACATACAGGTCCCCCGGCTCCCCGCCGTACGGTCCGACCTCGCCCTCACCGCTGAGCTGGATCCGGGTGCCCGTGTCCACCCCGGCCGGCACCCTCAACGTCAGGTCGCGGCGGGTGCGGACCCGTCCCTCGCCCGAGCAGTCGAAGCACGGGTGCTCGATCACGTCGCCGTAGCCGCGGCAGGCCTGGCACGGGCGGGAGGTCATCACCTGACCCAGGAACGAGCGTTGGACCTGCTGCACCTCGCCGCGGCCGACGCAGACCTGGCAGGTGCGGGTGCCGGAGTCCGGCTGCGCGCCCGAGCCGGTGCAGGTCTGGCACAGCACGGCCGTGTCGATGTACAGGGTCTCCTCCCCACCGAAGACGGCGGTGGGCAGGTCGATGTCCAGCCGGACTAGGGCGTCGTGACCGCGCTGAACCCGGGCCCGCGGGCCCCGGGTGCCGGCTGCGGTGCCGCCGAAGAAGGCGTCCATGATGTCGCTGAAGGTGAAGCCCTGGCCGAACCCGCCGGTGGCGCCGCCGTAGGGGTCCTGACCCCGGTCGTAGGAGGCGCGCTTGGTCGGGTCGCCGAGGACGTCGTAGGCCTGGCTGACCCGCTTGAACTCGGCCTCGGCGTCCGCCCCGGGGTTGACGTCCGGGTGGAGCTGACGGGCCTTGCGGCGGTAGGCCTTCTTGATCTCCTCGGGAGTGGCCTCGCGCGGCACTCCAAGATCGGCGTAGTAGTCGTTCACGGCGTGGGGCGTCCTCAGCTGGTCGCGGTCGGATGGGTTCGGCAGGTGGTCTTCAGGTGGTGCTCAGGTGGTGCTCAGGTGCTGGTGCGCCGGTCGGCGCGACGGGGTGACGTTGGTCCAACGACGGGGGCGCGGCAGGTATGCCGTGAGATCCCTCACCCGTCCAGGATCTCGGCGACGTAGTGCGCCACCGCGCGGACGGCGACCATGGCCTGGCCGTAGTCCATACGGGTGGGCCCCACGACGCCCAGGTTCCCGGCACCACCGTAGGCGGTGGCGATGACAGAGGTGGTGCGCAGCGGCGCGTACGGGTTCTCGGTCCCGATCGAGACGGCGACCGTGTCGCCGTCGCCCTCGGTGATCGTGGGCACGGCCTGGAGCAGCCGCAGCAGCACCACGTGCTCCTCCAGCGCCTCCAGGACCTGGGACAGGGTGGTCGGGAAGTCGCTGCCGACCCGGGCCAGGTTGGCGGTGCCGGCCAGCACGACCCGCTCCTCGGTGCTCTCCTCGGTGGCGTCGGCCAGGGCTCGCGCGACCGCGTCGGCGAGCGGCCGGTCCTCGGGCGGCATCCGCTCGGTCACCGCGGCCAACCGCGCCGGCACAGCGGTCAGCGGCTGGCCGACGGCCTGCTCGTTGACCAGGTTGCGCAGCCCTGCGACCAGCTCGGCCTCGACGCCCAGGTCGCGACCGGTCTCCACCATGCGCTGCTCGACGCGGCCGGTGTTGACGATGAGCACGACCATGAGGCGGGTCCCGCCGACCGGGACCAGCTCGATGTGCCGCACGGTGGACCGGGTCAGGCTCGGGTACTGCATGACGGCGACCTGCTGGG containing:
- the ybeY gene encoding rRNA maturation RNase YbeY → MSIEVLNESGEVPSPVSEQELADLGRHVLDQLRVHPQAELTITLVDEETMAALHVQWMDLPGPTDVMSFPMDELRPGHEGEESAAGMLGDVVLCPSVARRQAQGAGHAVGDELLLLTTHGILHLLGFDHAEPAEKQEMFDLQRTLLLTFLAQRGRSTSAADDDSVAKRT
- a CDS encoding PhoH family protein — its product is MTDVEHPEPPGSSSFSGPPTHLTPATHTVVIPEEIPMVALLGPRDELLRTIERAFPRIDVHVRGNEFRLTGDSAELALVERLVDELVSIVRRGQPLNRDAVERSIGMLRAATSDRPADVLTMNIVSSRGRTIRPKTLNQKHYVDAIDAHTIVFGLGPAGTGKTYLAMAKAVAALQAKEVNRIILTRPAVEAGERLGFLPGTLTDKIDPYLRPLYDALHDMVDPESMSKLMAAGTIEVAPLAYMRGRTLNDAFIILDEAQNTSPEQMKMFLTRLGFGSKMVVTGDTTQVDLPGGVQSGLKVVQQILDGVEDIHFARLTSQDVVRHRLIGDIVDAYGRYDARQQRGPRRPRAVEEDSSS
- a CDS encoding MFS transporter; the encoded protein is MSTGTTGSGTTRSGASDSGTTGADTGPAPSLFGPQLRSASIGATALIALFALEYIAVGAAMPTIAEALQGYHLYNMAFGATVAASIVGMILSGWWSDRSGPRPVVIAGTLTFALGLLVAGLAPTMELFSVARGLQGLGSGLSTVALYVVIAQRVPDASRPAVFSLLAAAWVVPGLVGPLLTGSLVHYLSWRWVFLGVAPLVAVALLVLRPALRGTYPSDDAPFLRPATIGWAVVAAAAVGVLNLSGESVQGREWVIGAVALVLLGLASWRLLPLGSLRLARGLPAVIGVRAALGGSLVAAEAYLPLMLRDEHGYSPARAGAVLAVASIAWALGSFFQGRLGPATDRYRVMVAGVSIYATLMVAMALAVWVAWPGWAVIVLYGLATLGLGAAYPTTSLLTMRLSPPGEIGRNSSALQVGEALTSAFALAITGVVFGLTYAAAPHTAFVGTLVVACVVGAVSVVAAGRSRPSG
- a CDS encoding 16S rRNA (uracil(1498)-N(3))-methyltransferase — translated: MTAPLFLVPVGSLDADDEGGPGTLRLDGPEGRHAADVQRLGVGEGVLVSDGRGRAASCTVTAADQGALQLAVDSLWTVPEPQPRLVLVQALAKGDRDLMAVEAATELDVDEVVPWQADRSIVRWRAERAQKAHRKWEQTVQAATKQSRRVRVPVVADLATRGELVRRVAESALTLVLHEEADEPLAQVALPEQGEVLVVVGPEGGIAPEELAALTTAGARPVRLGRTVLRASSAGPAALAVLNAQGRWR
- the dnaJ gene encoding molecular chaperone DnaJ; this translates as MNDYYADLGVPREATPEEIKKAYRRKARQLHPDVNPGADAEAEFKRVSQAYDVLGDPTKRASYDRGQDPYGGATGGFGQGFTFSDIMDAFFGGTAAGTRGPRARVQRGHDALVRLDIDLPTAVFGGEETLYIDTAVLCQTCTGSGAQPDSGTRTCQVCVGRGEVQQVQRSFLGQVMTSRPCQACRGYGDVIEHPCFDCSGEGRVRTRRDLTLRVPAGVDTGTRIQLSGEGEVGPYGGEPGDLYVEIAVEPHETYQRRGDDLHGTLEVPMTAAALGASLPVETLDGLEEIDLAPGTQPGETITLPGLGVTHLRGQGRGDLVLHLDVKVPTRLTDEQRELLVQLAESRDETRPTGRMGANGAGHGRKSKLWDALRGR
- the hrcA gene encoding heat-inducible transcriptional repressor HrcA, which gives rise to MSEERRLEVLRAIVQDYVRTSEPVGSKALLERHQLGVSAATVRNDMAALEDEGLITAPHTSAGRIPTDAGYRLFVDRLQQVKPMSKAERAAIERFLEGAVDLDDVVARTTRLLAGLTQQVAVMQYPSLTRSTVRHIELVPVGGTRLMVVLIVNTGRVEQRMVETGRDLGVEAELVAGLRNLVNEQAVGQPLTAVPARLAAVTERMPPEDRPLADAVARALADATEESTEERVVLAGTANLARVGSDFPTTLSQVLEALEEHVVLLRLLQAVPTITEGDGDTVAVSIGTENPYAPLRTTSVIATAYGGAGNLGVVGPTRMDYGQAMVAVRAVAHYVAEILDG